Proteins found in one Quercus robur chromosome 2, dhQueRobu3.1, whole genome shotgun sequence genomic segment:
- the LOC126714876 gene encoding uncharacterized protein LOC126714876, with translation MQEESWELSVCPSFNSYSSDKLVDVAAKVTREFDHRDHDGEEAFEENEEFEFVSVRKAEDHVVVLDGQIGPVFPVFNRDLLSDQNPTKSQQITDGQDLKNREGEEEDEDVRCLRIPLKKLFSEEHDPTSYSSSSSEMDELEGVPPGTYCVWTPHSNSPPKAIASAASPSQCKKSNSTGTTTSSNTKSSSSSSKRWRLMNLLRRSNSEGKDSFVFLTPKNKEEEISNSNNSFEEENSNSKEMKKVVVVKKKKKKEKEQTVSSAHEVFYGRKRESMERDKRKTYLPYRKDLVGFWASVGSLGRTFPPF, from the coding sequence ATGCAAGAAGAAAGTTGGGAACTTTCGGTGTGTCCAAGCTTCAATAGCTACTCTTCTGATAAACTCGTGGACGTAGCCGCTAAAGTGACCCGCGAGTTTGATCATCGTGATCACGATGGTGAGGAAGCGTTCGAGGAAAACGAGGAGTTCGAGTTCGTGTCCGTTCGTAAAGCCGAGGACCACGTGGTCGTGTTGGACGGTCAGATCGGTCCGGTTTTCCCGGTGTTCAATCGCGACCTTCTGTCTGATCAGAACCCCACCAAAAGTCAACAAATTACCGACGGCCAGGATTTGAAGAAcagagaaggagaagaagaagatgaggatgTGCGGTGTCTTCGGATTCCGCTAAAGAAGCTGTTCAGCGAGGAACATGATCCGACGTCGTACTCTTCGTCGTCGTCGGAGATGGATGAACTGGAAGGGGTCCCACCTGGTACATACTGTGTATGGACCCCACATAGTAACAGCCCACCAAAAGCCATAGCCTCAGCCGCCTCACCGAGCCAATGCAAGAAAAGCAATTCAACTGGGACGACAACCTCGTCTAATAcaaagtcttcttcttcttcttccaaacGTTGGAGGCTTATGAATTTGCTTCGAAGGAGTAACAGTGAAGGGAAGGACTCGTTTGTCTTTTTGACTCCGAAGAACAAGGAGGAAGAGATtagtaatagtaataatagCTTTGAGGAGGAGAATTCGAATTCGAAGGAAATGAAGAAAgtggtggtggtgaagaagaagaagaagaaggagaaggaacaAACGGTGTCGTCTGCGCATGAAGTGTTTTATGGGAGGAAGAGGGAAAGCATGGAGAGGGATAAGAGAAAGACGTATTTGCCCTACAGGAAAGATTTGGTCGGATTCTGGGCTAGTGTTGGTAGCTTGGGTCGGACCTTCCCTCCTTTCTAA